The Quercus robur chromosome 7, dhQueRobu3.1, whole genome shotgun sequence genome has a segment encoding these proteins:
- the LOC126692318 gene encoding laccase-4 encodes MNYFWVRALVLVVCIFPVLVQCRVRNYKFNVVLRNTTRLCSTKPIVTVNGKFPGPTLYAREDDTVLVKVVNHVSYNVSIHWHGVRQLRTGWADGPAYITQCPIQTGQSYVYNFTLTGQRGTLLWHAHILWLRSTVHGALIILPKRGVPYPFPKPDKEVVVVLAEWWKSDTEAVINEALQSGLAPNVSDAHTINGHPGSVTSCSSEGGFTLPVQSGNTYLLRIINAALNEELFFKIAGHTLTIVEVDATYVKPVKLDTILIAPGQTTNVLVTANQNSGKYLVAASPFLDTPNITVDNATATATLHYSGTLANSPTTLTIPPPQNATAVANKFITSLRSLNSKKYPAKVPLKVDHKLLFTVGLGINPCATCKAGNGSRAVASVNNVTFVMPTTALLQAHFFNISGVFTTDFPGQPPHVFNYTGTPPSVLQTNNGTKAYKLSYNSTVELVLQDTGIIAPENHPVHLHGFNFFAVGRGLGNYNPKTDPKSFNLVDPAERNTIGVPSGGWVAIRFLADNPGVWFMHCHLEVHTTWGLKMAFVVDNGKGPNESLLPPPSDLPKC; translated from the exons ATGAATTATTTCTGGGTTCGAGCTTTAGTTCTTGTGGTGTGCATTTTTCCAGTTTTGGTCCAATGCAGAGTTCGTAACTACAAGTTTAAT GTGGTGCTGAGAAATACTACCAGACTCTGTTCAACCAAGCCCATTGTCACCGTGAATGGCAAGTTTCCAGGACCCACACTTTATGCCAGGGAAGACGATACAGTGCTTGTGAAGGTCGTCAACCATGTCTCATATAATGTCTCCATCCACTG GCATGGAGTTAGGCAACTTCGGACAGGTTGGGCAGATGGGCCAGCATACATAACTCAATGCCCAATCCAGACAGGGCAGAGTTATGTATACAATTTCACCCTCACCGGCCAACGGGGAACACTCCTTTGGCATGCACATATTTTGTGGCTAAGGTCAACCGTCCACGGTGCCTTAATCATCTTGCCTAAGCGTGGTGTCCCATACCCATTCCCTAAACCAGACAAGGAAGTTGTTGTCGTATTAG CTGAATGGTGGAAATCAGACACTGAAGCCGTGATCAACGAGGCTCTCCAGTCCGGACTAGCTCCAAATGTCTCGGATGCTCATACAATTAATGGCCATCCAGGGTCAGTCACAAGTTGTTCCTCAGAAG GTGGGTTCACATTGCCAGTCCAAAGTGGTAACACCTACTTGCTACGCATAATCAACGCTGCGCTCAATGAAGAGCTCTTCTTCAAAATAGCTGGGCATACACTCACAATAGTAGAAGTAGATGCTACCTATGTAAAACCAGTCAAGCTTGACACAATTTTGATTGCCCCTGGCCAAACCACCAATGTCCTAGTAACTGCTAATCAAAATTCTGGAAAATACTTAGTAGCTGCCTCACCATTCCTGGACACTCCAAATATTACTGTTGATAATGCAACCGCGACTGCCACATTGCACTATTCAGGCACACTTGCTAATTCCCCCACAACTCTAACTATTCCACCCCCACAAAATGCTACAGCAGTTGCAAACAAATTTATAACCTCTCTCCGAAGCCTTAATTCGAAAAAATACCCCGCTAAGGTCCCATTGAAGGTTGATCATAAACTTTTGTTCACTGTCGGACTAGGAATCAACCCTTGTGCTACTTGCAAAGCTGGTAATGGAAGCCGGGCAGTGGCTTCTGTTAACAATGTCACATTTGTTATGCCAACCACTGCTTTACTTCAAGCACATTTCTTCAACATTAGTGGTGTTTTCACTACTGATTTTCCTGGCCAGCCACCACATGTTTTTAACTATACGGGTACTCCACCATCAGTTTTACAGACCAATAATGGGACAAAGGCTTATAAGCTGTCTTACAATTCTACAGTTGAACTTGTTCTGCAAGACACTGGAATCATTGCCCCTGAGAACCATCCAGTCCATTTACATGGGTTTAATTTCTTTGCTGTTGGTAGGGGGCTAGGGAATTATAATCCAAAGACAGATCCCAAAAGTTTCAACCTTGTTGATCCTGCTGAGAGGAACACAATTGGTGTGCCATCTGGTGGATGGGTTGCAATCAGATTTCTAGCAGACAATCCAG GAGTTTGGTTCATGCATTGTCATTTGGAAGTGCACACAACATGGGGTCTTAAGATGGCATTTGTAGTGGACAACGGAAAAGGACCTAATGAGTCACTTCTACCTCCTCCAAGTGATCTTCCTAAATGCTGA